A segment of the Chrysiogenia bacterium genome:
GCGTCGTCGACTACCTGCCCGCCCTTTCTCAGCAGGCGCGTGAGGGCCGGCCCCTGTCCGAACTACAGATTCCAAGATTCGTTGAGTTCTTCCGGAATTATGCCGACCGCTTCCACCACGCCAAAGAGGAGGAGCTGCTCTTCCCCTTCATGGAAGCACACGATGTGCCCCACCAGGGTTGTCCGATTTCCGCGCTGCTGCACGAACATGCCAGCTCACGGAACTGCGTCGCAAAGCTCGACCACTTCACCGAAATCGGTGAACCGCTCAATTCGGAACAGGCCGACGAGTTCGTCCATCTCCTCGACCAGATGCACAAGCTTTATCACGATCACATCTGGAAAGAGGATGAGATGGTTTTTCCCATGCTCGACCGAATTGCTCACAAACCGGAGCTAAAGGACCTTGCCGAAGAGTTCGGCAAAGCCGGTCGGCGTTCGGAGTTTGCGGGGATCGACAAGCTGGTCAGCTTTGCGGACACGCTCAGCTGAGATCGCTGTCCTCACTCAGCAGACTCAGGCGCCAGCCAGAACGAGAACAGCCGCGTCATCACGGGCATCACCACCCAGGTCATCAGCGCAACGATCACCGCCAGGCTCGCCGCCGTCTGCACGGCCGGGTGCTGGTCGCCGTAGATGCGGCGCAGGAGTCCAGGCAGCCAGTAGACCTGGGGAAAGAGCGCGAGCCAGGTGAGGATCGCCATCTTCCAGCGCGGAGGTAGCGGCGCGTCGCCGGGAGTGAACCAGTATTCGAGACCGTGGCTTCGCGCCTGCTTCATCTCTCCAAGCGTGAGCGCGTCGAGGCGTGCCACCCATTCGGCGCGCACGGGCGCCTCTTCCCAGGCCCCCAGGTGCTCGCTCGTCTCGAAACGAATCACCACCGTGTATTCGGGCCGCGCACCGCCGTAGGGACGAATGATGTTGGTGCCCAGATAGCCCGCAAAGTGACCGGCCGCCTCTGCAATGCCGGCGACGCCGGCCTCGAACTCCGCCACCTTTCCGGGCCGCACGACCCGGGTGAAGGCCACCGTGACCGGCCCTGT
Coding sequences within it:
- a CDS encoding hemerythrin domain-containing protein, yielding MAETPAETMRSEHAIILRVVDYLPALSQQAREGRPLSELQIPRFVEFFRNYADRFHHAKEEELLFPFMEAHDVPHQGCPISALLHEHASSRNCVAKLDHFTEIGEPLNSEQADEFVHLLDQMHKLYHDHIWKEDEMVFPMLDRIAHKPELKDLAEEFGKAGRRSEFAGIDKLVSFADTLS
- a CDS encoding antibiotic biosynthesis monooxygenase, with product MSAEQTGPVTVAFTRVVRPGKVAEFEAGVAGIAEAAGHFAGYLGTNIIRPYGGARPEYTVVIRFETSEHLGAWEEAPVRAEWVARLDALTLGEMKQARSHGLEYWFTPGDAPLPPRWKMAILTWLALFPQVYWLPGLLRRIYGDQHPAVQTAASLAVIVALMTWVVMPVMTRLFSFWLAPESAE